Proteins co-encoded in one Amia ocellicauda isolate fAmiCal2 chromosome 11, fAmiCal2.hap1, whole genome shotgun sequence genomic window:
- the gemin5 gene encoding gem-associated protein 5 isoform X3 yields MPERLLPASPNWYCSRSSDANAKGVFGFGAKNSVYLISITSSSPVVVGELIGHRERVSGFTFCHYLGQEDLCASSSDDGTVKIWDCERKIMLKEHRAHQSTITALHWSPLEKDLVVSGDEKGVVVCYWHNRNDTQSFFPEPRNVFCLSCSPHNENYIAVGYKDGMIIVIDISKKNEVVHRLRGHDDEVHALAWCPEPGEEALHSRPEEGTEVNNGLLGGCERGCYLASGSKDQTVRVWSTAKGKGVMTLKLPFLKRRGAGVDPGVKERLWLTVNWPKGHPTHIVSSCFGGELLSWDLMKNGKQKWTLLGSASEGQTHSRIVFNMTSVCVEDNRELLISISMDREIKCWDLSTLECCWTLPSLGGFVYALTFSPVDTGSLAVGVGDNMIRVWSTLSIQNKHDTKTFWQGIKSKVTALSWHTLKEGSLAFGTDDGKVGIYEAYSNKPPQISSTYHRKTVYTVAWGPPIPPLTFGGDGDKLSVALYSCAGEGVIFQHNPWKLAGEASDIDKVIRDTNGIKHKLSPHTDLSWKPDGKILAIGNEDGSVDVFQAPNLKLLCTIQQHHKIINVICWHHEHGSQSDLGYLIASGSSNAIVYVHNLKTVIESPPESPALITEPYRSLVGHTAKITSLAWSPHHDGRLVSVCYDGTAQVWDVPQEEAVCNYRGHKGRLLCVQWSPVDPDVVWTGGDDFTVQEWAVSKQEHTKPPKGKKGIDLEKKRSSQQKVKAKKKKKQMTSKAGSKPQDGEVTNGEGEGRHSVGLEEGPSDLEEEEEKEREAGPQATMSTPIAAASKESNRPVDRIVSEKIQNGGKAFAFVKREVVKEERKREKQEIPVKKRKPRSLLPLSTTMDHRPKEELQQDCLTLAAIRHSKVLPSQCVPGSGDHIQLGLFGDRKALYQMFEEEGKSHIEGGHYDSAIYLLLWKGDITGALQMATEKGELTDHLVSIAPMAGYQVWSRTVEAFVKQLCFQEQFVKAASYLLSIHKVYEAVELLRSRQLYREAIALSKARLCPEDPVLKDLYTAWAAILEKDGHYSTAAKCYLAADSAFDAAKVIAKKGDVVSLRAAAELALIVGEKDLSHSLSLRCAKELLSVQDWLAAQEVLQTQESLLGHQLLFCTNELLWKSLADTALITWSSTSAHSWMAIADDGFLTAVSEVWVKEFGISPIDSEKLKLLHQQLKSMENPPATVNVPIKQLLFHLSVDLTLTLLSALAGSWGEMLEEMLCALSRCRDTGHFILMKEICGLLFPKGTESISNFKGKLDLTDEKSISAAQSLEAFICYLKLYELWWTSSSEHTPLLPEETIAASTAASHNDEPNGPDHIGGAGAEDEAPDDECSAKEIPDVLASAAEQEKPERLEKAQCVLTCKACLSEPHAMLQACERAKAEVQHRLSNMVYHHLKNQGDQHKDHPAATQTENDTPASEPALSEEHASLPSLIALVSEHNKQLAEIPEHVKEHPFPDVMECCLILLHMARTSEIPVDLQKEALALVQKYGTTHALRKACQKFLTPDCTGEVQCTED; encoded by the exons ATGCCCGAGAGACTTCTGCCAGCGTCTCCCAACTGGTACTGCTCCAGGTCCAGTGACGCGAATGCCAAGGGAGTGTTTGGATTTGGGGCTAAAAACTCAGTATATCTTATTAGCATCACTTCATCGTCGCCTGTTGTCGTGG GTGAACTGATAGGCCACAGAGAGCGTGTATCAGGATTCACCTTTTGCCATTATCTGGGTCAAGAAGATCTGTGCGCCAGTAGTTCTGATGATGGGACTGTCAAAATCTGGGACTGTGAGAGAAAGATTATGCTTAAAGAGCACAGAGCTCACCAG AGTACCATAACTGCTTTGCACTGGTCCCCACTGGAGAAAGACCTGGTGGTTTCTGGAGACGAGAAAGGGGTCGTCGTTTGTTACTGGCACAATCGTAATGACACGCAAAGCTTCTTCCCGGAACCAAGGAATGTCTTTTGTTTGTCCTGTTCCCCTCACAATGAAAACTACATCGCTGTGGG GTACAAAGATGGGATGATTATTGTGATTGACATAAGTAAAAAGAATGAAGTCGTGCACCGTCTGAGAGGCCATGACGATGAGGTCCATGCCCTGGCTTGGTGTCCTGAGCCTGGGGAGGAGGCTTTGCACAGCCGTCCAGAGGAAGGGACAG AGGTAAACAATGGGCTGCTAGGGGGATGTGAGAGAGGCTGTTACCTGGCGTCAGGAAGCAAGGACCAGACTGTCCGCGTGTGGAGCACAGCAAAGGGGAAAG GGGTGATGACGCTGAAACTCCCATTCCTGAAGAGAAGAGGAGCTGGGGTCGACCCCGGGGTGAAGGAGAGGCTCTGGCTCACAGTAAATTGGCCTAAGGGTCATCCTACACACATCGTATCCAGCTGTTTTGG TGGGGAGCTGCTGTCGTGGGACCTTATGAAGAATGGCAAGCAGAAGTGGACTCTGCTGGGCTCTGCATCCGAGGGCCAGACTCACTCAAGGATTGTCTTTAACATGACCTCTGTGTGTGTCGAGGACAACAGGGAACTTCTCATCAGCATTTCAATGGACAGAGAA ATTAAATGCTGGGACTTGTCTACCCTAGAGTGCTGCTGGACCCTGCCATCCCTCGGCGGATTTGTGTACGCGCTGACCTTCTCCCCCGTGGATACAGGTTCCCTGGCCGTGGGTGTTGGAGACAACATGATCCGAGTGTGGAGCACTCTGTCCATCCAGAACAAGCATGACACCAAGACCTTCTGGCAAGGAATCAAATCCAAAGTCACGGCG CTGTCCTGGCACACACTGAAGGAAGGCTCTCTGGCATTTGGAACTGATGATGGCAAAGTTGGCATTTATGAAGCTTACTCTAACAA GCCCCCGCAAATATCCAGCACTTATCACCGAAAGACTGTGTACACAGTGGCCTGGGGACCCCCAATACCCCCCCTGACATTTG GAGGGGATGGAGACAAGCTGTCAGTCGCTCTGTATAGCTGTGCGGGAGAAGGAGTCATCTTTCAACACAACCCCTGGAAATTGGCAGGAGAAGCCAGTGACATTGATAAAGTTATTCGGGACACAAATGGCATTAAG CACAAATTATCACCACACACTGATCTCAGCTGGAAACCAGATGGCAAAATACTGGCTATTGGGAATGAAGATGG GTCAGTAGATGTGTTTCAAGCTCCAAATCTCAAGTTGCTGTGCACCATTCAGCAGCACCACAAGATCATCAATGTCATTTGCTGGCATCATGAGCACGGCAGCCAATCAGATCTCGGTTACCTGATAGCTTCCGGGTCAAGCAACGCAATTGTGTATGTGCACAACCTCAAGACTGTAATAG AGTCTCCACCAGAAAGCCCTGCCCTGATTACAGAACCCTACAGAAGCCTCGTGGGACACACGGCAAAAATCACCAGCCTGGCCTGGAGTCCTCATCATGACGGGAGGCTGGTGTCCGTCTGTTATGATGGGACGGCACAG GTGTGGGATGTGCCGCAGGAGGAAGCTGTGTGTAACTACAGGGGTCACAAAGGTCGtctgctgtgtgttcagtggtcTCCTGTAGACCCCGATGTGGTTTGGACGGGAGGCGATGATTTTACTGTACAAGAGTGGGCCGTGTCAAAGCAGGAGCACaccaaacctccaaaag GAAAAAAAGGCATTGACCTTGAGAAGAAGAGATCATCCCAGCAGAAAGTGAAagccaagaagaagaagaaacagaTGACAAGCAAAGCAGGCAGTAAGCCACAGGATGGCGAGGTTACCAACGGTGAAGGGGAGGGTCGACACTCTGTGGGACTGGAGGAGGGGCCTTCAGacctggaggaagaggaggagaaagagagagaggctggaccTCAGGCCACAATGAGCACTCCAATAGCGG CAGCATCCAAAGAGTCTAATCGGCCAGTGGATAGGATTGTgtctgaaaaaatacaaaacggAGGGAAGGCATTCGCTTTTGTTAAAAGAGAAGTGGTAaaagaggagagaaagagagaaaaacaag AGATCCCAGTGAAGAAGAGGAAACCACGCTCATTGCTTCCTCTCAGCACAACTATGGATCACAGGCCTAAAGAGGAGCTCCAGCAAGATTGCCTGACTCTCGCTGCCATCAGACATTCAAAAG TGTTGCCGAGTCAGTGTGTGCCAGGATCTGGGGACCACATTCAGCTGGGCCTTTTTGGTGACAGGAAAGCTCTCTACCAGATGTTTGAAGAAGAGG GAAAGAGCCACATCGAAGGAGGTCACTATGACTCTGCCATATACCTGTTACTGTGGAAAGGAGATATCACAGGAGCTCTGCAAATGGCAACTGAGAAGGGAGAGCTAACAGATCACTTAGTCTCTATTGCCCCCATGG CTGGCTATCAGGTGTGGTCGCGGACTGTGGAAGCCTTTGTGAAGCAGCTGTGTTTCCAGGAGCAGTTTGTCAAGGCAGCCTCTTACCTCCTCTCTATTCACAAGGTTTACGAGGCTGTTGAGCTTCTGAGGTCCCGCCAGCTGTACAG GGAAGCCATTGCATTGAGCAAGGCTAGACTGTGTCCTGAAGACCCTGTTTTGAAGGATCTCTATACCGCCTGGGCAGCTATCCTTGAGAAAGATGGCCATTACTCCACAGCGGCTAAATG TTATCTAGCAGCGGACTCTGCCTTTGATGCTGCCAAAGTGATCGCCAAGAAGGGAGATGTGGTGTCCTTAAGAGCAGCTGCAGAGCTGGCCCTGATTGTGGGTGAAAAGGACCTGTCACATTCCCTTTCCCTGCGATGTGCAAAAGAGCTGCTGTCTGTTCAGGATTGGCTTGCAGCCCAGGAAGTACTCCAGACACAGGAAAGCTTATTG GGTCACCAGCTATTGTTTTGCACTAATGAGTTGTTGTGGAAAAGCCTGGCAGACACAGCTCTCATAACCTGGAGCAGTACTTCAGCTCACAGCTGGATGGCAATCGCAGATGATGGGTTTTTGACCGCAGTGAGTGAAGTGTGGGTGAAGGAGTTTGGTATCTCCCCTATTGACAGTGAAAAATTAAAGCTACTCCACCAGCAGCTGAAATCCATGGAGAATCCTCCTGCCACTGTGAATGTACCCATCAAACAG CTCTTGTTCCACTTATCCGTTGACCTGACCCTCACCCTGTTGAGCGCTCTGGCAGGGTCCTGGGGAGAGATGCTGGAGGAGATGTTGTGCGCTCTGTCCCGCTGCAGAGACACTGGACACTTCATTCTCATGAAGGAGATCTGTGGGCTACTTTTTCCAAAGG GGACTGAATCCATCTCTAATTTCAAAGGGAAGCTAGACCTCACAGATGAAAAGAGCATCTCCGCTGCTCAAAGCCTTGAGGCCTTCATATGTTACCTGAAGTTGTATGAACTGTGGTGGACTAGCAGCAGTGAGCACACACCACTTTTGCCAGAGGAGACCATCGCTGCTTCTACTGCTGCTTCTCACAACGATGAGCCTAATGGACCCGACCACATCGGTGGTGCAGGAGCCGAGGATGAAGCACCCGACGATGAGTGTTCTGCTAAAGAGATCCCAGATGTGCTGGCAAGTGCTGCTGAACAAGAGAAACCAGAGCGCCTAGAAAAGGCCCAGTGTGTGTTGACCTGCAAGGCATGTCTGTCTGAACCACACGCCATGTTACAGGCGTGTGAGAGGGCCAAAGCCGAGGTGCAGCATAGACTGTCCAACATGGTATACCACCACCTGAAAAACCAAGGGGACCAACACAAAGACCATCCTGCTGCCACACAGACCGAAAACGACACCCCAGCCAGCGAACCTGCACTGAG TGAGGAACATGCATCTCTGCCTTCCTTGATTGCCCTAGTGTCTGAACATAATAAACAACTGGCTGAAATTCCTGAACACGTCAAG GAACACCCCTTCCCAGATGTAATGGAGTGCTGCCTTATCCTTCTTCATATGGCCCGAACCTCAGAAATCCCTGTTGACCTGCAGAAAGAGGCTTTAGCTCTTGTCCAGAAGTATGGAACTACACATGCACTCCGCAAAGCCTGTCAGAAATTCCTAACACCAGATTGTACTGGAGAAGTACAATGTACTGAGGACTAG